In Penaeus chinensis breed Huanghai No. 1 chromosome 11, ASM1920278v2, whole genome shotgun sequence, a genomic segment contains:
- the LOC125030502 gene encoding uncharacterized protein LOC125030502 isoform X1 produces the protein MGDSWASYGTDENKQYRFRDIKGKTLRFQVKAAHDAHIALTSGEEETDPMLEVFIGGWEGAASAIRFKKADDLAKVDTPDILSEEEYREFWIAFDHDVVRVGKGGEWEPFMSATIPEPFDITHYGYSTGWGAVGWWQFHSEIQFQTEDCLTYNFIPVYGDTFSFSVACSNDAHLALTSGPEETTPMYEVFIGGWENQHSAIRLSKDGRESGEDMIKVDTPDAVCCEEDRKFYVTFKDGHIRVGYQDSDPFMEWTDPEPWKITHIGYCTGWGATGKWKFEF, from the exons ATGG GCGATAGCTGGGCTTCCTACGGTACCGATGAGAACAAGCAGTACCGCTTCAGGGACATCAAGGGCAAGACCCTCCGGTTCCAG GTGAAGGCTGCCCATGATGCCCACATTGCCCTTACCtcaggggaggaggagactgaCCCTATGCTGGAGGTGTTCATTGGCGGATGGGAAGGCGCTGCCTCTGCCATCAGGTTCAAGAAAG cCGATGATTTGGCCAAAGTGGACACCCCTGACATCCTGAGTGAAGAAGAATACCGTGAATTCTGGATTGCCTTCGACCATGACGTCGTCCGTGTTGGCAAGGGTGGCGAGTGGGAGCCATTCATGAGTGCCACCATTCCAGAGCCTTTTGACATCACTCATTATGGCTACAGCACTGGCTGGGGTGCTGTTGGCTGGTGGCAGTTCCATA GTGAGATTCAATTCCAAACTGAGGACTGCCTCACCTACAACTTCATTCCTGTGTACGGTGACACCTTTAGCTTCAGTGTTGCCTGTAGCAATGATGCCCATCTGGCACTCACCTCTGGCCCTGAGGAGACCACACCCATGTATGAAGTGTTCATTGGTGGTTGGGAGAACCAGCACTCTGCCATTCGTCTCAGCAAGG ATGGAAGGGAATCTG GCGAGGACATGATCAAGGTCGACACCCCTGACGCGGTCTGCTGCGAAGAGGATAGGAAGTTCTACGTCACCTTCAAAGACGGTCACATCAGGGTGGGATACCAGGACAGCGATCCCTTCATGGAGTGGACCGACCCTGAGCCATGGAAG ATTACCCACATTGGTTACTGCACAGGCTGGGGAGCAACTGGAAAGTGGAAGTTCGAATTTTAA
- the LOC125030502 gene encoding uncharacterized protein LOC125030502 isoform X2: protein MGDSWASYGTDENKQYRFRDIKGKTLRFQVKAAHDAHIALTSGEEETDPMLEVFIGGWEGAASAIRFKKADDLAKVDTPDILSEEEYREFWIAFDHDVVRVGKGGEWEPFMSATIPEPFDITHYGYSTGWGAVGWWQFHSEIQFQTEDCLTYNFIPVYGDTFSFSVACSNDAHLALTSGPEETTPMYEVFIGGWENQHSAIRLSKGEDMIKVDTPDAVCCEEDRKFYVTFKDGHIRVGYQDSDPFMEWTDPEPWKITHIGYCTGWGATGKWKFEF, encoded by the exons ATGG GCGATAGCTGGGCTTCCTACGGTACCGATGAGAACAAGCAGTACCGCTTCAGGGACATCAAGGGCAAGACCCTCCGGTTCCAG GTGAAGGCTGCCCATGATGCCCACATTGCCCTTACCtcaggggaggaggagactgaCCCTATGCTGGAGGTGTTCATTGGCGGATGGGAAGGCGCTGCCTCTGCCATCAGGTTCAAGAAAG cCGATGATTTGGCCAAAGTGGACACCCCTGACATCCTGAGTGAAGAAGAATACCGTGAATTCTGGATTGCCTTCGACCATGACGTCGTCCGTGTTGGCAAGGGTGGCGAGTGGGAGCCATTCATGAGTGCCACCATTCCAGAGCCTTTTGACATCACTCATTATGGCTACAGCACTGGCTGGGGTGCTGTTGGCTGGTGGCAGTTCCATA GTGAGATTCAATTCCAAACTGAGGACTGCCTCACCTACAACTTCATTCCTGTGTACGGTGACACCTTTAGCTTCAGTGTTGCCTGTAGCAATGATGCCCATCTGGCACTCACCTCTGGCCCTGAGGAGACCACACCCATGTATGAAGTGTTCATTGGTGGTTGGGAGAACCAGCACTCTGCCATTCGTCTCAGCAAGG GCGAGGACATGATCAAGGTCGACACCCCTGACGCGGTCTGCTGCGAAGAGGATAGGAAGTTCTACGTCACCTTCAAAGACGGTCACATCAGGGTGGGATACCAGGACAGCGATCCCTTCATGGAGTGGACCGACCCTGAGCCATGGAAG ATTACCCACATTGGTTACTGCACAGGCTGGGGAGCAACTGGAAAGTGGAAGTTCGAATTTTAA